In the Pleuronectes platessa chromosome 8, fPlePla1.1, whole genome shotgun sequence genome, one interval contains:
- the cxxc5b gene encoding CXXC-type zinc finger protein 5, which yields MSTAIDIAGPSSSDQAHSSAKIPNAPLRPSLKRSNHPYSLSHYISTPSQAMDVKGLIQPSPAQQRAAQPAHTKPRRTPSWPDMWESPSGLHLAHAAELLMRAGLLALTPATTEQANLGAQSSQPVKREAIEARGGKGDGEGSGSGPEEEEEDSSGCGTDFQPFLGAWFPFSPALFPLAGFQMGGGHWRSAAMGTEGIEGLVAEGYSPGSLGAGSASRRKRKRCGECVPCRRQTNCDQCSSCRNRKRGHQICKYRKCEELKRKPGGPGFESRVSGFDLRGSDFTLGLSQERSNGVLDG from the coding sequence ATGTCCACCGCCATAGACATCGCCGGCCCTTCCTCCTCAGATCAAGCCCACAGCAGCGCTAAAATCCCCAACGCACCACTGAGACCCAGCCTAAAGCGCTCCAACCACCCCTACAGCCTCTCCCATTACATCTCCACCCCTTCCCAGGCCATGGACGTCAAAGGCCTGATCCAGCCCTCCCCAGCCCAGCAGCGGGCCGCCCAGCCCGCACACACCAAGCCTCGCCGTACCCCCTCCTGGCCCGACATGTGGGAGTCACCCAGCGGGCTCCACCTGGCCCATGCCGCTGAGCTGCTGATGCGCGCCGGGCTCCTGGCTCTGACACCCGCCACCACGGAGCAGGCCAACCTGGGTGCACAGAGCAGCCAGCCAGTGAAAAGGGAGGCTATAGAGGCAAGGGGGGGAAAGGGAGATGGGGAAGGAAGTGGGTCTGGgcccgaggaggaggaagaggactcCTCTGGATGTGGCACTGACTTCCAGCCCTTCCTAGGTGCCTGGTTCCCCTTCAGCCCTGCTCTGTTTCCCCTGGCAGGCTTCCAGATGGGGGGAGGCCACTGGAGAAGTGCCGCCATGGGAACCGAGGGCATCGAGGGGCTGGTGGCCGAGGGCTACTCTCCGGGCTCCCTGGGCGCAGGCAGTGctagcaggaggaagaggaagaggtgcgGGGAGTGCGTACCGTGTCGGCGTCAGACGAACTGCGACCAGTGCAGCAGCTGCCGCAATCGCAAGAGGGGACACCAGATCTGTAAATACAGGAAGtgtgaggagctgaagaggaagcCGGGAGGCCCTGGGTTTGAGAGCAGAGTGTCTGGCTTTGACCTCAGGGGGTCCGACTTTACTTTGGGTCTCTCACAGGAGAGAAGCAATGGAGTCTTGGATGGATAG
- the zgc:110843 gene encoding CDGSH iron-sulfur domain-containing protein 1 — protein MSSLPAMPQLAVPQMPALPSSGFRLSKEHFLVAVPVAVVAAVGGFLVSHYLSGRSCKKSQVNTCISKDSPKVVHSFDMEDIGTKAVYCRCWKSKKFPYCDGAHTKHNEETGDNVGPLIIKKKDT, from the exons ATGAGCAGTCTCCCCGCCATGCCGCAGTTAGCCGTGCCTCAGATGCCCGCGCTACCCAGCTCGGGTTTCAGGCTATCCAAAG AGCATTTTTTGGTGGCCGTGCCAGTCGCAGTGGTCGCAGCTGTTGGAGGCTTCCTGGTCAGCCACTACCTGAGTGGACGGAGCTGTAAAAAGAGCCAGGTGAACACGTGCATCAGCAAAGACAGTCCCAAAGTGGTCCACAGCTTCGACATGGAGGACATCGGCACCAAGGCTGTGTACTGCCGCTGCTGGAAGTCAAAGAAG TTCCCTTACTGCGACGGAGCCCACACCAAACACAACGAGGAGACCGGGGACAACGTCGGGCCTCTCATCATCAAAAAGAAGGATACTtaa
- the ube2d2 gene encoding ubiquitin-conjugating enzyme E2 D2 isoform X2: MFHWQATIMGPNDSPYQSGVFFLTIHFPTDYPFKPPKVAFTTRIYHPNINSNGSICLDILRSQWSPALTISKVLLSICSLLCDPNPDDPLVPEIARIYKTDREKYNKIAREWTQKYAM; encoded by the exons A TGTTTCACTGGCAAGCCACAATAATGGGACCT AATGACAGTCCTTATCAGAGCGGGGTTTTCTTCTTGACCATACACTTCCCCACAGACTACCCCTTCAAACCGCCAAAG gttgcGTTTACCACAAGAATCTATCACCCAAATATCAACAGCAACGGCAGCATTTGTCTTGACATCCTGCGATCACAGTGGTCTCCGGCTCTCACCATCTCCAAAG TCCTCCTGTCCATCTGCTCTCTGCTGTGCGACCCAAACCCGGACGACCCCTTAGTACCCGAGATCGCCCGCATCTACAAGACGGACAGGGAAAA ATACAACAAAATAGCGCGGGAATGGACACAAAAGTATGCAATGTAG
- the ube2d2 gene encoding ubiquitin-conjugating enzyme E2 D2 isoform X1 produces MALKRIHKELNDLARDPPAQCSAGPVGDDMFHWQATIMGPNDSPYQSGVFFLTIHFPTDYPFKPPKVAFTTRIYHPNINSNGSICLDILRSQWSPALTISKVLLSICSLLCDPNPDDPLVPEIARIYKTDREKYNKIAREWTQKYAM; encoded by the exons ATGGCTCTGAAAAGAATTCACAAG GAGTTGAACGACTTGGCACGGGATCCACCAGCCCAGTGTTCTGCAGGACCAGTAGGAGATGACA TGTTTCACTGGCAAGCCACAATAATGGGACCT AATGACAGTCCTTATCAGAGCGGGGTTTTCTTCTTGACCATACACTTCCCCACAGACTACCCCTTCAAACCGCCAAAG gttgcGTTTACCACAAGAATCTATCACCCAAATATCAACAGCAACGGCAGCATTTGTCTTGACATCCTGCGATCACAGTGGTCTCCGGCTCTCACCATCTCCAAAG TCCTCCTGTCCATCTGCTCTCTGCTGTGCGACCCAAACCCGGACGACCCCTTAGTACCCGAGATCGCCCGCATCTACAAGACGGACAGGGAAAA ATACAACAAAATAGCGCGGGAATGGACACAAAAGTATGCAATGTAG